The genomic stretch TATTCAACCGGTTTTAAAGTCTCAGGGTCACGGTATAATCCAACGTGTCCAACTTTCGCTGCAGGAACTAATTGAAGGAAACCATCAACCATTCCTAAACCAGCACGTAAAATTGGTACAATCCCTAATTTTTTACCAGCAATAACTTTCGATTTTGCAATTGCAACTGGTGTTTCAATTTCCACTTCTTGTAATGGTAAATCGCGTGTAATTTCAAATGCCATTAAGCCTGCAACTTCATCAACCAGTGCGCGAAATTCCTTTGTTCCAGTATCTTTCTTACGAATTAAAGAAACTTTATGTTGAATTAACGGATGATCAAAAACGTATACTTTACTCACTTATATCGCTCCTTGCAAATACTTAGTAATTTCTTATTCTTAAAAAGAATACCGAAAGCGGTTAAATAATTCAAGCCACATCTACAATCAAAGTGAATTAATTTATATCTTTTTTTATTGCGACTTAAAATTTTCCTTTTTTTACTAATCTAGTTGCTATTTTTACCTATTTTCATGAAAAAACTCCCCTTCCTTATGAAAAATCTAGCGGAAGGGAAGTTTTTATTTTTTATAAGATTAAGATGCATTACTTAAATTATTTGTTGAAACTTTTGAAGAGAAAATTTTTCGATTAATAAATTTGCTAATATAGTGATCTAATCCTAGACGTCCTGCATTTGAACCAGCGATGATAATAAAGATTCCTAATAAAACCATTTGTGGGTTTGTGCTAGTAGTACCACTAA from Arthrobacter citreus encodes the following:
- the upp gene encoding uracil phosphoribosyltransferase is translated as MSKVYVFDHPLIQHKVSLIRKKDTGTKEFRALVDEVAGLMAFEITRDLPLQEVEIETPVAIAKSKVIAGKKLGIVPILRAGLGMVDGFLQLVPAAKVGHVGLYRDPETLKPVEYYVKLPTDVEERDFIVIDPMLATGGSAVEAINSLKTRGAKNIKFMCLIAAPEGVEILQKAHPDVDIYIAALDEKLNDHGYIVPGLGDAGDRLFGTK